Proteins from a genomic interval of Rosa chinensis cultivar Old Blush chromosome 2, RchiOBHm-V2, whole genome shotgun sequence:
- the LOC112188633 gene encoding uncharacterized threonine-rich GPI-anchored glycoprotein PJ4664.02, whose product MAVEIPTDAIKQLQILLRKQAKMSSYDPDDTPLANLPSPEETISELDPSPPYLRCKHCKGRLLRGVASLSCVFCGAETCKDLPPDPINFRNTLGFRWLLKSLALDGSEIVDLSTKANESSRGQNAAKDELTVSELLNVELRWTSKSEKSGAGLSDEKAPTRPKSFLDLAGVNLDNFFSEGEKDAALNASEEPFEPSSQTATTETSAFKRSENLSLFASEELFEPNKPIATTETSAFKGSENLSIFAFEPSKQIATTESGAFQGSENLSFFASEKPFESGKQTTTTESTAFQGHENLSLFQNVQPSATAVQSTQGESGDSISSWPASFQSAASENVPQESKSLDPFVGSTVDLSAHIDTVFGSVGDSTNVKSNHSTSTSNDWFSDDLLSISNSGLAGQPQQLESLSTVKDDRIAENANNLLSTGVDWVEDTQWQTTSKEAPDNTTADEDDDSFGAWNDFTSSSSAQNPSSSSKQTVDQTTAPDKNSVTNLFSTASSSQDDDSFGAWNDFTSLSSAQNGSSSSKQTVDQMTPADETSVTNLFSTACNSQDLDFGNFSQPDLSAGEISSSHGSTVVNISQPEASVLDRMADAGPKDEDIAKDGGDIFSAKTVSKSEDVEKIMSQMHDLSFMLESNLSIPPKRDVHSLSQDHT is encoded by the exons ATGGCCGTCGAAATCCCGACGGATGCGATAAAGCAGCTGCAGATCTTGCTTCGAAAACAAGCCAAGATGTCGTCGTACGACCCAGACGACACGCCGTTGGCAAATCTCCCTTCTCCGGAAGAAACCATATCGGAGCTGGATCCGTCGCCGCCGTACCTCCGGTGCAAGCATTGCAAAGGCCGGCTTCTCAGAGGCGTAGCGTCGCTGAGTTGCGTCTTCTGTGGCGCAGAAACCTGCAAGGACCTGCCTCCTGATCCTATCAATTTCCGCAACACTTTAGGGTTCCGGTGGTTGCTCAAGTCCTTGGCTCTAGATGGATCG GAGATAGTGGACCTATCAACTAAAGCGAATGAATCCAGTAGAGGCCAGAATGCAGCGAAGGATGAGTTAACCGTGTCTGAGCTTTTAAATGTAGAACTAAGATGGACTTCTAAGTCGGAGAAATCCGGGGCTGGGCTTTCGGATGAGAAGGCTCCCACTCGGCCTAAAAGTTTTCTGGATTTGGCTGGAGTGAATCTGGACAACTTCTTTTCGGAAGGAGAGAAAGATGCTGCTTTGAATGCATCTGAAGAGCCGTTTGAGCCGAGCTCTCAGACTGCAACTACAGAGACTAGTGCTTTCAAACGTAGTGAAAATCTTAGTTTGTTTGCATCAGAAGAGTTGTTTGAGCCGAACAAACCAATTGCCACTACAGAGACTAGTGCTTTCAAAGGTAGTGAAAATCTTAGTATATTTGCGTTTGAGCCAAGCAAACAGATTGCCACTACAGAGAGTGGTGCGTTCCAAGGTAGTGAAAATCTTAGTTTCTTTGCATCTGAGAAGCCGTTTGAGTCGGGCAAACAGACTACCACCACAGAGAGTACTGCTTTTCAAGGTCATGAAAATCTTAGCTTGTTTCAGAATGTGCAGCCTTCTGCGACAGCTGTGCAGTCTACTCAAGGCGAGAGCGGTGATTCCATTTCCAGTTGGCCGGCAAGTTTTCAGTCCGCTGCTTCTGAAAATGTTCCTCAAGAATCAAAATCACTTGACCCCTTTGTGGGTTCTACAGTGGATCTTTCTGCCCATATAGACACGGTGTTTGGATCTGTTGGGGACTCGACTAATGTAAAATCAAACCATAGTACATCCACGAGTAATGACTGGTTTTCAGATGATTTATTGAGTATTTCCAACTCTGGGTTAGCTGGGCAGCCTCAACAGTTAGAATCACTTTCTACGGTGAAGGATGACAGAATAGCTGAAAATGCAAATAACTTATTATCTACTGGTGTTGATTGGGTTGAAGACACTCAATGGCAGACCACTAGCAAGGAGGCTCCTGATAATACGACTgctgatgaggatgatgattcgTTTGGTGCTTGGAATGATTTCACTAGCTCGAGTAGTGCACAGAATCCATCTAGCTCTTCAAAACAAACTGTCGATCAGACAACAGCTCCTGACAAGAATTCAGTAACAAATCTGTTCAGCACAGCTAGCAGTTCACAGGATGATGATTCGTTTGGTGCTTGGAATGATTTTACTAGCTTGAGTAGTGCACAGAATGGTTCTAGCTCTTCAAAACAAACTGTCGATCAGATGACACCTGCTGATGAGACTTCAGTAACAAATCTGTTCAGCACAGCTTGCAACTCACAGGACTTGGATTTTGGTAACTTTTCGCAGCCAGATCTCTCTGCTGGAGAAATTAGCAGTTCACATGGTTCTACAGTAGTGAATATATCCCAGCCAGAGGCTTCTGTTTTAGACAG GATGGCTGATGCGGGCCCAAAAGATGAAGATATTGCGAAGGATGGAGGAGATATTTTTAGTGCAAAAACAGTATCAAAGTCTGAAGATGTGGAGAAAATAATGTCACAGATGCATGATCTCTCTTTTATGCTTGAGAGCAATCTTTCAATACCTCCCAAGCGAGATGTACATTCACTTTCCCAAGATCACACATAA
- the LOC112184991 gene encoding protein MICRORCHIDIA 7 — protein sequence MGKSNNNPRAYGRQSCTKQFWKAGEYEGAPRNTRRQMDSSSTSGFDHARMHPKFLHSNATSHKWALGAFAELLDNALDEVHSGATYVNVDVLDNKKDGSKMLLVEDNGGGMDPEKMRKCMSLGYSEKSKMADTIGQYGNGFKTSTMRLGADVIVFSRSDRTQSIGLLSYTFLRSTAKEDIVVPILDYERRRGNETWGKMFRSSSENWDKSLETILEWSPFESERDLDHQFYMMKQHGTRIIIYNLWEDDEGNLELDLDTEAHDIQMRGVNRDEKNIQMAEQYPNSRHFLTYRHSLRSYAAILYLRLPTNFRIILRGKDVEHHNILNDLMWSEQITYRPKPIEKEETYIAKKTKKEKKDTNMVAEVTLGFVKDAKNHLDVQGFNVYHRNRLITPFWRVWNAAGSDGRGVIGVIEADYINPAHDKQGFEHTLLLDRLKQKLVETQKAYWSTNCHKIGYAPRRNVRAINEEREAAKSGSQRPVLDSNPDKSSSRKTPVLDSNPDESPSSKRPVLVSNRDESSSRKRPVLDSNLDKSSSRKRSLPDSNTNEAKSPPHKSQKVSSDKSPNGNADMHKKNTVQTTTKSSTRRQEIVLGLSVVEQPRKENQGNVAADVQTERCKSRRENEELILADEKARGDNEENNLKEELRNASNTIRELRIQLQKANEEIKKLNMQQDERARRNKEENNLLKEELRDKSNELEKANEEIKKLNMQQDDLIDMLAESEMKLRHST from the coding sequence ATGGGGAAAAGTAACAACAACCCTCGTGCCTATGGTCGCCAAAGCTGCACCAAGCAGTTTTGGAAGGCTGGGGAATACGAAGGAGCTCCTCGCAACACCCGCAGACAAATGGATTCTTCTTCCACTAGTGGATTCGATCACGCCAGGATGCACCCCAAGTTTCTGCACTCCAATGCAACGAGTCACAAGTGGGCTCTTGGAGCTTTCGCGGAGCTTTTAGACAATGCACTGGACGAGGTGCACAGCGGTGCTACCTATGTCAATGTAGACGTGCTTGACAACAAGAAAGACGGAAGCAAAATGCTCCTGGTTGAAGACAATGGCGGTGGGATGGACCCGGAGAAGATGAGGAAGTGCATGTCATTGGGGTATTCAGAGAAAAGCAAGATGGCAGACACCATTGGCCAGTACGGAAACGGTTTCAAAACAAGTACCATGAGGCTAGGGGCTGACGTCATCGTCTTCTCTCGTAGTGACAGAACTCAGAGCATAGGGTTGTTGTCTTACACTTTCTTGAGGAGCACGGCAAAGGAGGATATTGTAGTTCCCATATTGGACTACGAGAGAAGACGAGGGAATGAAACTTGGGGCAAGATGTTCCGATCCTCGAGCGAAAACTGGGACAAAAGTTTGGAGACAATACTTGAGTGGTCGCCATTTGAGAGTGAACGAGACTTGGATCATCAGTTTTATATGATGAAGCAGCACGGCACCCGAATAATCATATACAACCTTTGGGAGGACGATGAAGGAAACTTGGAGCTTGACTTGGACACTGAAGCTCATGATATTCAAATGCGAGGCGTGAACCGGGATGAGAAGAACATACAAATGGCTGAACAGTATCCAAACTCTCGTCATTTTTTGACCTACCGCCACTCGTTGAGGAGTTATGCAGCAATTCTCTACTTGCGGCTTCCCACTAACTTTCGAATCATTCTTCGCGGCAAGGATGTTgagcatcacaacattttgaaTGATTTGATGTGGTCCGAGCAGATTACGTATAGGCCTAAGCCTATCGAAAAGGAGGAGACATATATAGCGAAGAAAaccaagaaggaaaagaaggataCAAATATGGTTGCTGAGGTCACTCTTGGGTTTGTGAAAGATGCAAAAAACCATCTTGATGTTCAAGGGTTCAATGTATATCACAGGAATAGGCTGATCACGCCATTTTGGAGGGTGTGGAATGCTGCAGGAAGCGATGGCCGCGGTGTTATAGGTGTTATAGAAGCTGATTATATCAACCCAGCTCATGATAAGCAGGGGTTTGAGCATACCTTACTTCTTGACAGACTCAAGCAAAAGTTGGTGGAAACGCAAAAGGCATACTGGTCTACCAATTGTCACAAAATTGGCTATGCTCCACGCCGCAATGTCAGGGCTATTAATGAAGAGAGGGAAGCTGCTAAGTCAGGTAGCCAAAGACCAGTTTTAGATTCAAATCCAGACAAGTCCTCTTCACGCAAGACACCGGTTTTAGATTCAAATCCAGATGAGTCCCCTTCAAGCAAGAGACCAGTTTTAGTTTCAAATCGAGACGAGTCCTCTTCACGAAAGAGACCAGTTTTAGATTCAAATCTAGACAAGTCCTCTTCACGCAAGAGATCACTTCCAGATTCGAATACAAATGAAGCCAAATCCCCCCCACACAAAAGTCAGAAAGTTTCTTCAGACAAATCTCCCAATGGGAATGCGGATATGCACAAGAAAAATACAGTGCAAACAACAACAAAGTCATCAACCCGTCGCCAAGAAATTGTGTTAGGATTAAGCGTTGTGGAGCAACCAAGGAAGGAGAACCAAGGGAATGTAGCTGCTGATGTGCAGACTGAAAGATGCAAGTCACGAAGAGAAAATGAGGAATTGATTCTCGCTGACGAGAAAGCACGAGGAGACAATGAGGAAAACAACTTGAAGGAAGAGTTGCGGAATGCATCCAATACCATTCGAGAATTGCGTATACAGCTGCAAAAGGCAAATGAAGAAATTAAGAAGTTGAACATGCAGCAAGACGAGAGAGCACGacgaaacaaagaagaaaacaacTTACTGAAGGAAGAGTTGCGGGATAAATCCAATGAGCTGGAAAAGGCAAATGAAGAAATTAAGAAATTGAACATGCAGCAAGACGATCTGATTGACATGTTGGCTGAGAGCGAGATGAAGTTGCGGCACTCAACTTGA